GACTTGCCAAGCTTCATCCCAAACAGCTTCGAATATAGAAACTTCCGAAATTGCTGCGAAGGGAAGCGGGAAACAATCGCCAGAGCAATCCAGATCAACGCGGCGACATATCTCTTAATCATCTCTGCTCACCGGACAGAAAAGCCTCATACGCGTCCGCAACGCCGTCCTTCAGCGAGCGGGCGCGGTTCCAGCCCATGGCGTGCAGCCGGCTGCTGTCCATGAGCTTGCGCGGCGTGCCGTCGGGCTTCGTGCTGTCGAAGGTGAGCCGGGCTTCGTAGCCGACGACCGCGGCGATCGTCTCGGCGAGTTCGCGGATCGTCACCTCCACGCCCGAGCCGACATTGACGTGGTCGTAGCCGGAATACTCCTTCAGCAGGAACACCAGCGCGTCGGCGAGGTCGTCGCAGTGGAGGAATTCGCGCAGCGGCGTGCCCGTGCCCCACACGACCACCTCCGCGGCGCCCGCCTGCTTCGCTTCGTGGAACTTGCGGATCAGCGCCGGCAGCACGTGGGAGGACTGCAGGTCGTAATTGTCGCCCGGCCCGTAGAGGTTCGTCGGCATCGCCGAAATCCAGTCGCGGCCATATTGCTTGCGATAGGCCTGGCACAGCTTGATGCCGGCGATCTTGGCGATCGCATACCACTCGTTCGTCGGCTCCAGTGGTCCGGTCAGCAGGGCGTCTTCCGGAATTGGCTGCGGGGCCATCTTCGGATAGATGCAGGACG
This window of the Martelella lutilitoris genome carries:
- the fcl gene encoding GDP-L-fucose synthase; protein product: MSYDLSGKRVWVAGHRGMVGGALVRRLEGEGCEIVTAGRDVVDLVDQKAVHAFMAEAKLDVVVVAAAKVGGILANDTHPVDFLYDNLMIESNIIHAAHESDVERLLFLGSSCIYPKMAPQPIPEDALLTGPLEPTNEWYAIAKIAGIKLCQAYRKQYGRDWISAMPTNLYGPGDNYDLQSSHVLPALIRKFHEAKQAGAAEVVVWGTGTPLREFLHCDDLADALVFLLKEYSGYDHVNVGSGVEVTIRELAETIAAVVGYEARLTFDSTKPDGTPRKLMDSSRLHAMGWNRARSLKDGVADAYEAFLSGEQR